From the genome of Fulvia fulva chromosome 12, complete sequence:
GTGGGTGATGGGCAACGGTGACAACGCGCGCTGGAGCCTGGCACGAATGAAGTGGACCTGATGCGTCTGTCATAGTGCGTGACGATATCATATTACGGTTCCGTTGTCTTTGTTGAAGATAGCATGTTATGAGGGACAATAGTCTGCCCCTCAAGTGTGTTGATAAGCATCGGGAAGTGTAGAGCTCGGGTGCGACGTACCTGCGTCTGGTTCCTGCAGCCAGCATACGCCGCCTTCCCTTTTGGGTTGTTTCATTGACGAACTCTCACTTCAAGCCTCACTTCCACCACCCACAACTTCACCCCGCCGAGCACCTCCCCTTCTTCCACCCGCCGACAGCGCGACGATAATGCAACAATGGCGTCCGACAACTCGAGCCAGTCATCTCGACCACCAATGACGGTCCTCGAGCTGATCGCCTTTGTCAAGAAAGAGCTCGACACCGATGAGGAGCGTCAGGCGAAGATCGCGCTCGCCGGAGATGGTGGCAGCGGCGTGGTGCCAGAGAAGGCACACTCAGGCCACACTCTGGACTTGAGCCACAAGAACATTGAGGCGCTGCCGGTTGCGGTGGTGGCATTGATCAAAGAGCGCGTGGAGAGGTGCGTGGAGGTGGGCAGGCGGAGAAGATGCTGCCGCGCTGACGGTGACACAGACTTGCACTATCACACAATCCACGCATTCAAATACCACTGGAGATTGCTCAGTGTGACAAGCTACGCTACCTCAACCTACGATGGAACAAATTGAGGAAGTTCCCAGACGCGGTCGGTGAAGAATTCGAGCCAGGAGCAGGGATGAGACATTGACATGGCGCAGGTACTGTCCCTGTCGAGACTGGAAATACTCGACATCAGCAAGAATGCTATCGATGGCATCCCAGAGGGCATCCGAAACATGACGAACCTCAAGTTCCTGGCCGTGGCTCGCAATCAAATCCGCCGTCTGCCTCTTGCCCTCGGCGACATGAACCTGGTCAAACTCAAATTCGACGAGAATCCTATCGAGTTCCCACCAGCTGAGGCACTCAAAGCGTCGGTGGACCGCACAGCCAATATGATCGACTCCGAAAAGGACAAGGACATGTGCCAGCATGTGAAGAAGTACATGAAAGTCTGTGCAATGCAAGAGAGTTTGCGCTCGCACTCCTCTCAGGAGAGCATGAGGTGTGTTTGGCTGGAGCATATTGTCCATGTTGCACACTAACGACCCCCTAGCGAGAGCCAGGAGACTACTCCACGACCTGCCAGACGCGGTGTCACCGGTGGTCGCTTCCCAGTACGACCGAGCATTTCCAGCATCGATGGTTTCAACCCCAATACCTCCTCGGACTCCCCGCCCAATGCACCACCACCGATCCCCCAGAGATCAACCGAGAGATGGCATGGCCATGGCGTGTCTTCAAACGATAGGTATCCGTCATCTATGAAGCGCCCACACGTCGCACCCCTGTATACTGGTGGTCTTGAGGCAAGCCGGAGCAGGAGCGAGACTGTCGCCTCCTCCACAGACTCCATCCGCAAGACCCGCGGCTACGGTTATGTCCCAGGGAGGAAGATCAGCCAGCAAGAGATGAGAAATCAGCTCTCTGCTCGTTCAAATCCAACGCCTGCACTGACACCTCCACATTCACGCGCCCCAAGCGTGACCTCAAGCTACAACAACTACTTGGCGGTCGGCAGTGGCAATGAATCGTCATCTGGCGCGGTAAGCCCGATTGACGGCTCATCCATGCGTGCCAAACTATCTCGCAAGCTGGCGAGTCTACCGGAGAGTCGCAACTCACGTCTGCCAACCATCACCGCCATCAGAGCTGTAAAGCGCGTATTCTATATGCTTGCTCATCTTTATGGTCCAGTGGCAGACATCGCCCAGCAGCTCGGAGGCAACTCTTCAAGAAAACGCACACGCTTGCAATTGCAGGTCGTCAAAGCGCATGTTCAAAGCACTGAGCTTGATCGTATGCTGAATAAGGCTAGCGTCACTGTCGAGGACAATCCGGAGATCGACGCGACACTTCTGGCAAACATCATACGCGCTGCGATCAAGTCTCTTCGAGAGCACGGTCTTGTTATCAACGAGCTGCGTCGCATCCATGCGCAGGACCTCA
Proteins encoded in this window:
- a CDS encoding Leucine-rich repeat-containing protein sog2 — translated: MASDNSSQSSRPPMTVLELIAFVKKELDTDEERQAKIALAGDGGSGVVPEKAHSGHTLDLSHKNIEALPVAVVALIKERVERLALSHNPRIQIPLEIAQCDKLRYLNLRWNKLRKFPDAVLSLSRLEILDISKNAIDGIPEGIRNMTNLKFLAVARNQIRRLPLALGDMNLVKLKFDENPIEFPPAEALKASVDRTANMIDSEKDKDMCQHVKKYMKVCAMQESLRSHSSQESMSESQETTPRPARRGVTGGRFPVRPSISSIDGFNPNTSSDSPPNAPPPIPQRSTERWHGHGVSSNDRYPSSMKRPHVAPLYTGGLEASRSRSETVASSTDSIRKTRGYGYVPGRKISQQEMRNQLSARSNPTPALTPPHSRAPSVTSSYNNYLAVGSGNESSSGAVSPIDGSSMRAKLSRKLASLPESRNSRLPTITAIRAVKRVFYMLAHLYGPVADIAQQLGGNSSRKRTRLQLQVVKAHVQSTELDRMLNKASVTVEDNPEIDATLLANIIRAAIKSLREHGLVINELRRIHAQDLKQIDAIHVRCVITTAYMLIIEARNICLMLGFKIKPKAQRDTIRASQAWSSRTVTPTQPTSATSNRRRGNTILPSSSHVANVRGIAPPVPLHTGSRTNTMTSISAAATPRYNNYDHVQPQSAYPSRSNTIRSNMTDVETEETPERVYSKLKACCNLASQVLPTVRNDLLQRKILADNSGQMHNSRQYLGALKRCEAIGLLNEKLLSRLSNMRIVDAARHQKEFSHMIEGFGNEWANFGSEVANLASQRIDLGNIRHVLRPLQHAVKDANRATQHVTRTIKPPPHPGLPHQLNTALAQHAGQVPPMPATPLAVALGPAAQATVPPTPTTSFHSPEHYLQDPMRRPRLAERSATTLPLPSYPRI